A genomic segment from Bubalus bubalis isolate 160015118507 breed Murrah chromosome 5, NDDB_SH_1, whole genome shotgun sequence encodes:
- the DVL1 gene encoding segment polarity protein dishevelled homolog DVL-1 isoform X2: MAETKIIYHMDEEETPYLVKLPVAPERVTLADFKNVLSNRPVHAYKFFFKSMDQDFGVVKEEISDDNAKLPCFNGRVVSWLVLAEGAHSDAGSQGTDGHTDLPPPLERTGGIGDSRPPSFHPNVAGSRDGMDNETGTESLVSHRRERARRRNREEAARTNGHPRGDRRRDLGLPPDSASTVLSSELESSSFIDSDEDDNTSRLSSSTEQSTSSRLIRKHKRRRRKQRLRQTDRASSFSSITDSTMSLNIITVTLNMERHHFLGISIVGQSNDRGDGGIYIGSIMKGGAVAADGRIEPGDMLLQVNDVNFENMSNDDAVRVLREIVSQTGPISLTVAKCWDPTPRSYFTIPRGPLLCPVFHFPRHRPSVHLLPCYGCPADPVRPIDPAAWLSHTAALTGALPRYGTSPCSSAVTRTSSSSLTSSVPGAPQLEEAPLTVKSDMGAVVRVMQLPDSGLEIRDRMWLKITIANAVIGADVVDWLYAHLEGFRERREARKYASSMLKRGFLRHTVNKVTFSEQCYYVFGDLCSNLAALNLNSGSSGASDQDTLAPLPHPAAPWPLGQGYPYQYPGPPPCFPPAYQDPGFGYGSGSAGSQQSEGSKSSGSTRSAGGSSRRALGREKESRSAGAGGSGSESDHTAPSGAGGSGWRERPPSQLSRGSSPRSQASAAAPGLPPLHPLTKAYSVVGGPPGGPPVRELAAVPPELTGSRQSFQKAMGNPCEFFVDIM; encoded by the exons ATGGCGGAGACCAAGATCATCTATCACATGGATGAGGAGGAGACGCCGTACCTGGTCAAGCTGCCGGTGGCGCCCGAGCGCGTCACGCTGGCCGACTTCAAGAACGTGCTCAGCAATCGGCCCGTGCACGCCTACAAATTCTTCTTCAAGTCCATGGACCAAGACTTCGG GGTTGTAAAGGAGGAGATCTCTGATGATAATGCCAAGCTGCCCTGCTTCAACGGCCGTGTGGTCTCCTGG CTGGTTCTGGCTGAGGGTGCTCACTCGGATGCAGGGTCTCAGGGCACTGATGGACACACAGACCTGCCCCCGCCTCTTGAGCGGACAGGCGGCATCGGGGACTCCCGGCCTCCCTCCTTCCA CCCGAATGTGGCCGGCAGCCGCGATGGGATGGATAACGAGACTGGCACGGAGTCACTGGTCAGCCACCGGCGGGAGCGAGCCCGACGCCGGAACCGTGAAGAGG CAGCCCGGACCAATGGGCACCCAAGGGGGGACCGGCGGCGGGACCTGGGGCTGCCCCCTGACAGTGCGTCCACCGTGCTGAGCAGTGAACTTGAGTCCAGCAGCTTCATCGACTCGGATGAAGATGACAACACAAGCcg GCTGAGTAGCTCCACGGAGCAGAGCACCTCCTCCAGGCTCATCCGGAAACACAAGCGCCGGCGGCGGAAACAGCGCCTGCGGCAGACAGACCGG GCCTCCTCTTTCAGCAGCATCACGGACTCCACCATGTCCCTCAACATCATCACCGTCACACTCAACATGG AGAGGCACCACTTCCTGGGCATCAGCATCGTGGGCCAGAGCAATGACCGGGGCGACGGTGGCATCTACATCGGCTCCATCATGAAGGGTGGGGCTGTTGCTGCTGATGGCCGCATCGAGCCAGGCGACATGCTGCTGCAG GTGAACGACGTCAACTTCGAGAACATGAGCAACGATGATGCTGTGCGAGTCCTGCGGGAGATCGTGTCCCAGACAGG GCCTATCAGCCTCACAGTGGCCAAGTGCTGGGACCCAACGCCCCGCAGCTACTTCACCATCCCGAGGG GGCCTCTTCTCTGTCCTGTGTTCCACTTCCCCCGACACcgtccatctgtccatctgttgCCATGCTATGGCTGCCCAGCGGATCCAGTTCGGCCCATCGACCCAGCTGCCTGGCTGTCCCACACGGCAGCGTTGACGGGAGCCCTGCCCCGCTATGGTACGAGCCCCTGCTCCAGCGCCGTCACGCGCACCAGCTCCTCCTCACTAACCAGCTCTGTGCCTGGCGCTCCGC AGCTGGAGGAGGCGCCGCTGACGGTGAAGAGCGACATGGGTGCTGTTGTCCGGGTCATGCAGCTGCCGGACTCGGGCCTGGAGATCCGAGACCGCATGTGGCTCAAGATCACCATCGCCAATGCCGTCATCG GGGCAGATGTGGTGGACTGGCTGTACGCGCACCTGGAGGGCTTCCGCGAGCGGCGGGAGGCGCGCAAGTACGCCAGCAGCATGCTGAAGCGTGGCTTCCTGCGGCACACAGTCAACAAGGTCACCTTCTCAGAGCAGTGCTACTACGTCTTCGGGGACCTGTGCAGCA ATCTTGCCGCCCTGAACCTCAACAGCGGCTCCAGTGGGGCCTCTGATCAGGACACGCTGGCCCCGCTGCCCCACCCGGCTGCTCCCTGGCCCCTGGGTCAGGGCTACCCCTACCAGTACCCAGGGCCCCCGCCCTGCTTCCCGCCTGCATATCAGGACCCTGGCTTTGGCTACGGCAGCGGCAGTGCTGGGAGTCAGCAGAGTGAAG GAAGCAAAAGCAGTGGGTCCACCCGGAGTGCTGGTGGGAGCAGCCGTCGGGCCTTGGGCCGTGAGAAGGAGAGCCGGTCGGCTGGAGCTGGGGGCAGTGGCAGCGAGTCAGACCACACAGCACCAAGCGGGGCGGGTGGCAGTGGCTGGCGGGAGCGTCCCCCTAGCCAGCTCAGCCGTGGCAGCAGCCCACGCAGCCAGGCCTCAGCTGCCGCCCCAGGGCTCCCCCCGCTGCACCCCCTGACAAAGGCCTACTCAGTGGTGGGTGGGCCACCTGGGGGGCCACCTGTCCGGGAGCTGGCCGCTGTCCCGCCAGAGCTGACGGGCAGCCGCCAGTCCTTCCAGAAGGCCATGGGGAACCCCTGTGAGTTCTTCGTGGATATCATGTGA
- the DVL1 gene encoding segment polarity protein dishevelled homolog DVL-1 isoform X5, with amino-acid sequence MAETKIIYHMDEEETPYLVKLPVAPERVTLADFKNVLSNRPVHAYKFFFKSMDQDFGVVKEEISDDNAKLPCFNGRVVSWLVLAEGAHSDAGSQGTDGHTDLPPPLERTGGIGDSRPPSFHPALLGTARMWPAAAMGWITRLARSHWSATGGSEPDAGTVKRGIPWPGPVPAVPTAARTNGHPRGDRRRDLGLPPDSASTVLSSELESSSFIDSDEDDNTSRLSSSTEQSTSSRLIRKHKRRRRKQRLRQTDRASSFSSITDSTMSLNIITVTLNMERHHFLGISIVGQSNDRGDGGIYIGSIMKGGAVAADGRIEPGDMLLQVNDVNFENMSNDDAVRVLREIVSQTGPISLTVAKCWDPTPRSYFTIPRADPVRPIDPAAWLSHTAALTGALPRYGTSPCSSAVTRTSSSSLTSSVPGAPQLEEAPLTVKSDMGAVVRVMQLPDSGLEIRDRMWLKITIANAVIGADVVDWLYAHLEGFRERREARKYASSMLKRGFLRHTVNKVTFSEQCYYVFGDLCSNLAALNLNSGSSGASDQDTLAPLPHPAAPWPLGQGYPYQYPGPPPCFPPAYQDPGFGYGSGSAGSQQSEGSKSSGSTRSAGGSSRRALGREKESRSAGAGGSGSESDHTAPSGAGGSGWRERPPSQLSRGSSPRSQASAAAPGLPPLHPLTKAYSVVGGPPGGPPVRELAAVPPELTGSRQSFQKAMGNPCEFFVDIM; translated from the exons ATGGCGGAGACCAAGATCATCTATCACATGGATGAGGAGGAGACGCCGTACCTGGTCAAGCTGCCGGTGGCGCCCGAGCGCGTCACGCTGGCCGACTTCAAGAACGTGCTCAGCAATCGGCCCGTGCACGCCTACAAATTCTTCTTCAAGTCCATGGACCAAGACTTCGG GGTTGTAAAGGAGGAGATCTCTGATGATAATGCCAAGCTGCCCTGCTTCAACGGCCGTGTGGTCTCCTGG CTGGTTCTGGCTGAGGGTGCTCACTCGGATGCAGGGTCTCAGGGCACTGATGGACACACAGACCTGCCCCCGCCTCTTGAGCGGACAGGCGGCATCGGGGACTCCCGGCCTCCCTCCTTCCA cccagccctcctcGGCACAGCCCGAATGTGGCCGGCAGCCGCGATGGGATGGATAACGAGACTGGCACGGAGTCACTGGTCAGCCACCGGCGGGAGCGAGCCCGACGCCGGAACCGTGAAGAGG GGGATCCCATGGCCAGGCCCCGTCCCTGCTGTCCCCACAGCAGCCCGGACCAATGGGCACCCAAGGGGGGACCGGCGGCGGGACCTGGGGCTGCCCCCTGACAGTGCGTCCACCGTGCTGAGCAGTGAACTTGAGTCCAGCAGCTTCATCGACTCGGATGAAGATGACAACACAAGCcg GCTGAGTAGCTCCACGGAGCAGAGCACCTCCTCCAGGCTCATCCGGAAACACAAGCGCCGGCGGCGGAAACAGCGCCTGCGGCAGACAGACCGG GCCTCCTCTTTCAGCAGCATCACGGACTCCACCATGTCCCTCAACATCATCACCGTCACACTCAACATGG AGAGGCACCACTTCCTGGGCATCAGCATCGTGGGCCAGAGCAATGACCGGGGCGACGGTGGCATCTACATCGGCTCCATCATGAAGGGTGGGGCTGTTGCTGCTGATGGCCGCATCGAGCCAGGCGACATGCTGCTGCAG GTGAACGACGTCAACTTCGAGAACATGAGCAACGATGATGCTGTGCGAGTCCTGCGGGAGATCGTGTCCCAGACAGG GCCTATCAGCCTCACAGTGGCCAAGTGCTGGGACCCAACGCCCCGCAGCTACTTCACCATCCCGAGGG CGGATCCAGTTCGGCCCATCGACCCAGCTGCCTGGCTGTCCCACACGGCAGCGTTGACGGGAGCCCTGCCCCGCTATGGTACGAGCCCCTGCTCCAGCGCCGTCACGCGCACCAGCTCCTCCTCACTAACCAGCTCTGTGCCTGGCGCTCCGC AGCTGGAGGAGGCGCCGCTGACGGTGAAGAGCGACATGGGTGCTGTTGTCCGGGTCATGCAGCTGCCGGACTCGGGCCTGGAGATCCGAGACCGCATGTGGCTCAAGATCACCATCGCCAATGCCGTCATCG GGGCAGATGTGGTGGACTGGCTGTACGCGCACCTGGAGGGCTTCCGCGAGCGGCGGGAGGCGCGCAAGTACGCCAGCAGCATGCTGAAGCGTGGCTTCCTGCGGCACACAGTCAACAAGGTCACCTTCTCAGAGCAGTGCTACTACGTCTTCGGGGACCTGTGCAGCA ATCTTGCCGCCCTGAACCTCAACAGCGGCTCCAGTGGGGCCTCTGATCAGGACACGCTGGCCCCGCTGCCCCACCCGGCTGCTCCCTGGCCCCTGGGTCAGGGCTACCCCTACCAGTACCCAGGGCCCCCGCCCTGCTTCCCGCCTGCATATCAGGACCCTGGCTTTGGCTACGGCAGCGGCAGTGCTGGGAGTCAGCAGAGTGAAG GAAGCAAAAGCAGTGGGTCCACCCGGAGTGCTGGTGGGAGCAGCCGTCGGGCCTTGGGCCGTGAGAAGGAGAGCCGGTCGGCTGGAGCTGGGGGCAGTGGCAGCGAGTCAGACCACACAGCACCAAGCGGGGCGGGTGGCAGTGGCTGGCGGGAGCGTCCCCCTAGCCAGCTCAGCCGTGGCAGCAGCCCACGCAGCCAGGCCTCAGCTGCCGCCCCAGGGCTCCCCCCGCTGCACCCCCTGACAAAGGCCTACTCAGTGGTGGGTGGGCCACCTGGGGGGCCACCTGTCCGGGAGCTGGCCGCTGTCCCGCCAGAGCTGACGGGCAGCCGCCAGTCCTTCCAGAAGGCCATGGGGAACCCCTGTGAGTTCTTCGTGGATATCATGTGA
- the DVL1 gene encoding segment polarity protein dishevelled homolog DVL-1 isoform X8 gives MAETKIIYHMDEEETPYLVKLPVAPERVTLADFKNVLSNRPVHAYKFFFKSMDQDFGVVKEEISDDNAKLPCFNGRVVSWLVLAEGAHSDAGSQGTDGHTDLPPPLERTGGIGDSRPPSFHPNVAGSRDGMDNETGTESLVSHRRERARRRNREEAARTNGHPRGDRRRDLGLPPDSASTVLSSELESSSFIDSDEDDNTSRLSSSTEQSTSSRLIRKHKRRRRKQRLRQTDRASSFSSITDSTMSLNIITVTLNMERHHFLGISIVGQSNDRGDGGIYIGSIMKGGAVAADGRIEPGDMLLQVNDVNFENMSNDDAVRVLREIVSQTGPISLTVAKCWDPTPRSYFTIPRADPVRPIDPAAWLSHTAALTGALPRYGTSPCSSAVTRTSSSSLTSSVPGAPQLEEAPLTVKSDMGAVVRVMQLPDSGLEIRDRMWLKITIANAVIGADVVDWLYAHLEGFRERREARKYASSMLKRGFLRHTVNKVTFSEQCYYVFGDLCSNLAALNLNSGSSGASDQDTLAPLPHPAAPWPLGQGYPYQYPGPPPCFPPAYQDPGFGYGSGSAGSQQSEGSKSSGSTRSAGGSSRRALGREKESRSAGAGGSGSESDHTAPSGAGGSGWRERPPSQLSRGSSPRSQASAAAPGLPPLHPLTKAYSVVGGPPGGPPVRELAAVPPELTGSRQSFQKAMGNPCEFFVDIM, from the exons ATGGCGGAGACCAAGATCATCTATCACATGGATGAGGAGGAGACGCCGTACCTGGTCAAGCTGCCGGTGGCGCCCGAGCGCGTCACGCTGGCCGACTTCAAGAACGTGCTCAGCAATCGGCCCGTGCACGCCTACAAATTCTTCTTCAAGTCCATGGACCAAGACTTCGG GGTTGTAAAGGAGGAGATCTCTGATGATAATGCCAAGCTGCCCTGCTTCAACGGCCGTGTGGTCTCCTGG CTGGTTCTGGCTGAGGGTGCTCACTCGGATGCAGGGTCTCAGGGCACTGATGGACACACAGACCTGCCCCCGCCTCTTGAGCGGACAGGCGGCATCGGGGACTCCCGGCCTCCCTCCTTCCA CCCGAATGTGGCCGGCAGCCGCGATGGGATGGATAACGAGACTGGCACGGAGTCACTGGTCAGCCACCGGCGGGAGCGAGCCCGACGCCGGAACCGTGAAGAGG CAGCCCGGACCAATGGGCACCCAAGGGGGGACCGGCGGCGGGACCTGGGGCTGCCCCCTGACAGTGCGTCCACCGTGCTGAGCAGTGAACTTGAGTCCAGCAGCTTCATCGACTCGGATGAAGATGACAACACAAGCcg GCTGAGTAGCTCCACGGAGCAGAGCACCTCCTCCAGGCTCATCCGGAAACACAAGCGCCGGCGGCGGAAACAGCGCCTGCGGCAGACAGACCGG GCCTCCTCTTTCAGCAGCATCACGGACTCCACCATGTCCCTCAACATCATCACCGTCACACTCAACATGG AGAGGCACCACTTCCTGGGCATCAGCATCGTGGGCCAGAGCAATGACCGGGGCGACGGTGGCATCTACATCGGCTCCATCATGAAGGGTGGGGCTGTTGCTGCTGATGGCCGCATCGAGCCAGGCGACATGCTGCTGCAG GTGAACGACGTCAACTTCGAGAACATGAGCAACGATGATGCTGTGCGAGTCCTGCGGGAGATCGTGTCCCAGACAGG GCCTATCAGCCTCACAGTGGCCAAGTGCTGGGACCCAACGCCCCGCAGCTACTTCACCATCCCGAGGG CGGATCCAGTTCGGCCCATCGACCCAGCTGCCTGGCTGTCCCACACGGCAGCGTTGACGGGAGCCCTGCCCCGCTATGGTACGAGCCCCTGCTCCAGCGCCGTCACGCGCACCAGCTCCTCCTCACTAACCAGCTCTGTGCCTGGCGCTCCGC AGCTGGAGGAGGCGCCGCTGACGGTGAAGAGCGACATGGGTGCTGTTGTCCGGGTCATGCAGCTGCCGGACTCGGGCCTGGAGATCCGAGACCGCATGTGGCTCAAGATCACCATCGCCAATGCCGTCATCG GGGCAGATGTGGTGGACTGGCTGTACGCGCACCTGGAGGGCTTCCGCGAGCGGCGGGAGGCGCGCAAGTACGCCAGCAGCATGCTGAAGCGTGGCTTCCTGCGGCACACAGTCAACAAGGTCACCTTCTCAGAGCAGTGCTACTACGTCTTCGGGGACCTGTGCAGCA ATCTTGCCGCCCTGAACCTCAACAGCGGCTCCAGTGGGGCCTCTGATCAGGACACGCTGGCCCCGCTGCCCCACCCGGCTGCTCCCTGGCCCCTGGGTCAGGGCTACCCCTACCAGTACCCAGGGCCCCCGCCCTGCTTCCCGCCTGCATATCAGGACCCTGGCTTTGGCTACGGCAGCGGCAGTGCTGGGAGTCAGCAGAGTGAAG GAAGCAAAAGCAGTGGGTCCACCCGGAGTGCTGGTGGGAGCAGCCGTCGGGCCTTGGGCCGTGAGAAGGAGAGCCGGTCGGCTGGAGCTGGGGGCAGTGGCAGCGAGTCAGACCACACAGCACCAAGCGGGGCGGGTGGCAGTGGCTGGCGGGAGCGTCCCCCTAGCCAGCTCAGCCGTGGCAGCAGCCCACGCAGCCAGGCCTCAGCTGCCGCCCCAGGGCTCCCCCCGCTGCACCCCCTGACAAAGGCCTACTCAGTGGTGGGTGGGCCACCTGGGGGGCCACCTGTCCGGGAGCTGGCCGCTGTCCCGCCAGAGCTGACGGGCAGCCGCCAGTCCTTCCAGAAGGCCATGGGGAACCCCTGTGAGTTCTTCGTGGATATCATGTGA
- the DVL1 gene encoding segment polarity protein dishevelled homolog DVL-1 isoform X10, with protein MAETKIIYHMDEEETPYLVKLPVAPERVTLADFKNVLSNRPVHAYKFFFKSMDQDFGVVKEEISDDNAKLPCFNGRVVSWLVLAEGAHSDAGSQGTDGHTDLPPPLERTGGIGDSRPPSFHPNVAGSRDGMDNETGTESLVSHRRERARRRNREEAARTNGHPRGDRRRDLGLPPDSASTVLSSELESSSFIDSDEDDNTSRLSSSTEQSTSSRLIRKHKRRRRKQRLRQTDRASSFSSITDSTMSLNIITVTLNMERHHFLGISIVGQSNDRGDGGIYIGSIMKGGAVAADGRIEPGDMLLQVNDVNFENMSNDDAVRVLREIVSQTGPISLTVAKCWDPTPRSYFTIPRADPVRPIDPAAWLSHTAALTGALPRYELEEAPLTVKSDMGAVVRVMQLPDSGLEIRDRMWLKITIANAVIGADVVDWLYAHLEGFRERREARKYASSMLKRGFLRHTVNKVTFSEQCYYVFGDLCSNLAALNLNSGSSGASDQDTLAPLPHPAAPWPLGQGYPYQYPGPPPCFPPAYQDPGFGYGSGSAGSQQSEGSKSSGSTRSAGGSSRRALGREKESRSAGAGGSGSESDHTAPSGAGGSGWRERPPSQLSRGSSPRSQASAAAPGLPPLHPLTKAYSVVGGPPGGPPVRELAAVPPELTGSRQSFQKAMGNPCEFFVDIM; from the exons ATGGCGGAGACCAAGATCATCTATCACATGGATGAGGAGGAGACGCCGTACCTGGTCAAGCTGCCGGTGGCGCCCGAGCGCGTCACGCTGGCCGACTTCAAGAACGTGCTCAGCAATCGGCCCGTGCACGCCTACAAATTCTTCTTCAAGTCCATGGACCAAGACTTCGG GGTTGTAAAGGAGGAGATCTCTGATGATAATGCCAAGCTGCCCTGCTTCAACGGCCGTGTGGTCTCCTGG CTGGTTCTGGCTGAGGGTGCTCACTCGGATGCAGGGTCTCAGGGCACTGATGGACACACAGACCTGCCCCCGCCTCTTGAGCGGACAGGCGGCATCGGGGACTCCCGGCCTCCCTCCTTCCA CCCGAATGTGGCCGGCAGCCGCGATGGGATGGATAACGAGACTGGCACGGAGTCACTGGTCAGCCACCGGCGGGAGCGAGCCCGACGCCGGAACCGTGAAGAGG CAGCCCGGACCAATGGGCACCCAAGGGGGGACCGGCGGCGGGACCTGGGGCTGCCCCCTGACAGTGCGTCCACCGTGCTGAGCAGTGAACTTGAGTCCAGCAGCTTCATCGACTCGGATGAAGATGACAACACAAGCcg GCTGAGTAGCTCCACGGAGCAGAGCACCTCCTCCAGGCTCATCCGGAAACACAAGCGCCGGCGGCGGAAACAGCGCCTGCGGCAGACAGACCGG GCCTCCTCTTTCAGCAGCATCACGGACTCCACCATGTCCCTCAACATCATCACCGTCACACTCAACATGG AGAGGCACCACTTCCTGGGCATCAGCATCGTGGGCCAGAGCAATGACCGGGGCGACGGTGGCATCTACATCGGCTCCATCATGAAGGGTGGGGCTGTTGCTGCTGATGGCCGCATCGAGCCAGGCGACATGCTGCTGCAG GTGAACGACGTCAACTTCGAGAACATGAGCAACGATGATGCTGTGCGAGTCCTGCGGGAGATCGTGTCCCAGACAGG GCCTATCAGCCTCACAGTGGCCAAGTGCTGGGACCCAACGCCCCGCAGCTACTTCACCATCCCGAGGG CGGATCCAGTTCGGCCCATCGACCCAGCTGCCTGGCTGTCCCACACGGCAGCGTTGACGGGAGCCCTGCCCCGCTATG AGCTGGAGGAGGCGCCGCTGACGGTGAAGAGCGACATGGGTGCTGTTGTCCGGGTCATGCAGCTGCCGGACTCGGGCCTGGAGATCCGAGACCGCATGTGGCTCAAGATCACCATCGCCAATGCCGTCATCG GGGCAGATGTGGTGGACTGGCTGTACGCGCACCTGGAGGGCTTCCGCGAGCGGCGGGAGGCGCGCAAGTACGCCAGCAGCATGCTGAAGCGTGGCTTCCTGCGGCACACAGTCAACAAGGTCACCTTCTCAGAGCAGTGCTACTACGTCTTCGGGGACCTGTGCAGCA ATCTTGCCGCCCTGAACCTCAACAGCGGCTCCAGTGGGGCCTCTGATCAGGACACGCTGGCCCCGCTGCCCCACCCGGCTGCTCCCTGGCCCCTGGGTCAGGGCTACCCCTACCAGTACCCAGGGCCCCCGCCCTGCTTCCCGCCTGCATATCAGGACCCTGGCTTTGGCTACGGCAGCGGCAGTGCTGGGAGTCAGCAGAGTGAAG GAAGCAAAAGCAGTGGGTCCACCCGGAGTGCTGGTGGGAGCAGCCGTCGGGCCTTGGGCCGTGAGAAGGAGAGCCGGTCGGCTGGAGCTGGGGGCAGTGGCAGCGAGTCAGACCACACAGCACCAAGCGGGGCGGGTGGCAGTGGCTGGCGGGAGCGTCCCCCTAGCCAGCTCAGCCGTGGCAGCAGCCCACGCAGCCAGGCCTCAGCTGCCGCCCCAGGGCTCCCCCCGCTGCACCCCCTGACAAAGGCCTACTCAGTGGTGGGTGGGCCACCTGGGGGGCCACCTGTCCGGGAGCTGGCCGCTGTCCCGCCAGAGCTGACGGGCAGCCGCCAGTCCTTCCAGAAGGCCATGGGGAACCCCTGTGAGTTCTTCGTGGATATCATGTGA
- the DVL1 gene encoding segment polarity protein dishevelled homolog DVL-1 isoform X9, which translates to MAETKIIYHMDEEETPYLVKLPVAPERVTLADFKNVLSNRPVHAYKFFFKSMDQDFGVVKEEISDDNAKLPCFNGRVVSWLVLAEGAHSDAGSQGTDGHTDLPPPLERTGGIGDSRPPSFHPALLGTARMWPAAAMGWITRLARSHWSATGGSEPDAGTVKRGIPWPGPVPAVPTAARTNGHPRGDRRRDLGLPPDSASTVLSSELESSSFIDSDEDDNTSRLSSSTEQSTSSRLIRKHKRRRRKQRLRQTDRASSFSSITDSTMSLNIITVTLNMERHHFLGISIVGQSNDRGDGGIYIGSIMKGGAVAADGRIEPGDMLLQVNDVNFENMSNDDAVRVLREIVSQTGPISLTVAKCWDPTPRSYFTIPRADPVRPIDPAAWLSHTAALTGALPRYELEEAPLTVKSDMGAVVRVMQLPDSGLEIRDRMWLKITIANAVIGADVVDWLYAHLEGFRERREARKYASSMLKRGFLRHTVNKVTFSEQCYYVFGDLCSNLAALNLNSGSSGASDQDTLAPLPHPAAPWPLGQGYPYQYPGPPPCFPPAYQDPGFGYGSGSAGSQQSEGSKSSGSTRSAGGSSRRALGREKESRSAGAGGSGSESDHTAPSGAGGSGWRERPPSQLSRGSSPRSQASAAAPGLPPLHPLTKAYSVVGGPPGGPPVRELAAVPPELTGSRQSFQKAMGNPCEFFVDIM; encoded by the exons ATGGCGGAGACCAAGATCATCTATCACATGGATGAGGAGGAGACGCCGTACCTGGTCAAGCTGCCGGTGGCGCCCGAGCGCGTCACGCTGGCCGACTTCAAGAACGTGCTCAGCAATCGGCCCGTGCACGCCTACAAATTCTTCTTCAAGTCCATGGACCAAGACTTCGG GGTTGTAAAGGAGGAGATCTCTGATGATAATGCCAAGCTGCCCTGCTTCAACGGCCGTGTGGTCTCCTGG CTGGTTCTGGCTGAGGGTGCTCACTCGGATGCAGGGTCTCAGGGCACTGATGGACACACAGACCTGCCCCCGCCTCTTGAGCGGACAGGCGGCATCGGGGACTCCCGGCCTCCCTCCTTCCA cccagccctcctcGGCACAGCCCGAATGTGGCCGGCAGCCGCGATGGGATGGATAACGAGACTGGCACGGAGTCACTGGTCAGCCACCGGCGGGAGCGAGCCCGACGCCGGAACCGTGAAGAGG GGGATCCCATGGCCAGGCCCCGTCCCTGCTGTCCCCACAGCAGCCCGGACCAATGGGCACCCAAGGGGGGACCGGCGGCGGGACCTGGGGCTGCCCCCTGACAGTGCGTCCACCGTGCTGAGCAGTGAACTTGAGTCCAGCAGCTTCATCGACTCGGATGAAGATGACAACACAAGCcg GCTGAGTAGCTCCACGGAGCAGAGCACCTCCTCCAGGCTCATCCGGAAACACAAGCGCCGGCGGCGGAAACAGCGCCTGCGGCAGACAGACCGG GCCTCCTCTTTCAGCAGCATCACGGACTCCACCATGTCCCTCAACATCATCACCGTCACACTCAACATGG AGAGGCACCACTTCCTGGGCATCAGCATCGTGGGCCAGAGCAATGACCGGGGCGACGGTGGCATCTACATCGGCTCCATCATGAAGGGTGGGGCTGTTGCTGCTGATGGCCGCATCGAGCCAGGCGACATGCTGCTGCAG GTGAACGACGTCAACTTCGAGAACATGAGCAACGATGATGCTGTGCGAGTCCTGCGGGAGATCGTGTCCCAGACAGG GCCTATCAGCCTCACAGTGGCCAAGTGCTGGGACCCAACGCCCCGCAGCTACTTCACCATCCCGAGGG CGGATCCAGTTCGGCCCATCGACCCAGCTGCCTGGCTGTCCCACACGGCAGCGTTGACGGGAGCCCTGCCCCGCTATG AGCTGGAGGAGGCGCCGCTGACGGTGAAGAGCGACATGGGTGCTGTTGTCCGGGTCATGCAGCTGCCGGACTCGGGCCTGGAGATCCGAGACCGCATGTGGCTCAAGATCACCATCGCCAATGCCGTCATCG GGGCAGATGTGGTGGACTGGCTGTACGCGCACCTGGAGGGCTTCCGCGAGCGGCGGGAGGCGCGCAAGTACGCCAGCAGCATGCTGAAGCGTGGCTTCCTGCGGCACACAGTCAACAAGGTCACCTTCTCAGAGCAGTGCTACTACGTCTTCGGGGACCTGTGCAGCA ATCTTGCCGCCCTGAACCTCAACAGCGGCTCCAGTGGGGCCTCTGATCAGGACACGCTGGCCCCGCTGCCCCACCCGGCTGCTCCCTGGCCCCTGGGTCAGGGCTACCCCTACCAGTACCCAGGGCCCCCGCCCTGCTTCCCGCCTGCATATCAGGACCCTGGCTTTGGCTACGGCAGCGGCAGTGCTGGGAGTCAGCAGAGTGAAG GAAGCAAAAGCAGTGGGTCCACCCGGAGTGCTGGTGGGAGCAGCCGTCGGGCCTTGGGCCGTGAGAAGGAGAGCCGGTCGGCTGGAGCTGGGGGCAGTGGCAGCGAGTCAGACCACACAGCACCAAGCGGGGCGGGTGGCAGTGGCTGGCGGGAGCGTCCCCCTAGCCAGCTCAGCCGTGGCAGCAGCCCACGCAGCCAGGCCTCAGCTGCCGCCCCAGGGCTCCCCCCGCTGCACCCCCTGACAAAGGCCTACTCAGTGGTGGGTGGGCCACCTGGGGGGCCACCTGTCCGGGAGCTGGCCGCTGTCCCGCCAGAGCTGACGGGCAGCCGCCAGTCCTTCCAGAAGGCCATGGGGAACCCCTGTGAGTTCTTCGTGGATATCATGTGA